A single Metarhizium brunneum chromosome 5, complete sequence DNA region contains:
- the SUB2 gene encoding ATP-dependent RNA helicase SUB2, which produces MSHEEDLIDYSDEEIGANETAAAGSNGKKGELAASTDVDKKGSYVGIHSTGFRDFLLKPELLRAIGDCGFEHPSEVQQTCIPQALLGGDIICQAKSGLGKTAVFVLATLQQVEPVNGEVSVVVMCHTRELAYQIRDEYNRFSKYMPDIKTGVFFGGTPIKTDMETLKNKDTCPHIIVGTPGRLKALVRDKALRLGSVRIFVLDECDKMLDQPDMRTDVQDVFRATPTQKQVMMFSATLANEIKPICRKFMQNPTEHYVDEDTKLTLHGLQQYYIKLEEKEKNRKLNELLDELQFNQVIIFVKSTIRATELDKLLRECNFPSIAVHSGVSQEERIKRYKEFKEFKKRICVATDVFGRGIDIERINLAINYDLPADASSYLHRVGRAGRFGTKGLAISFVSSDQDQDVLKEIEKRFEVALPEFPKEGVDASTYMAS; this is translated from the exons ATGTCTCACGAGGAGGATCTCATCGACTACTCTGATGAGGAAATTGGCGCCAACgagaccgccgccgccggctccaACGGCAAGAAAGGCGAACTCGCTGCCTCTACCGATGTCGACAAGAAGGGCAGTTATGTTGGTATTCACTCGACCGGCTTCCGCGACTTCTTGCTGAAGCCTGAGCTCCTCCGTGCTATCGGCGACTGTGGTTTCGAGCATCCATCGGAGG TCCAACAAACCTGTATCCCTCAGGCGCTCCTCGGTGGTGATATTATTTGCCAGGCCAAGTCCGGTCTGGGCAAGACGGCTGTCTTCGTCCTTGCTACGTTGCAGCAGGTCGAGCCCGTCAACGGAGAAGTTTCAGTTGTGGTTATGTGCCACACCCGTGAACTTGCCTACCAGATTCGCGATGAGTACAACCGATTCAGCAAGTACATGCCCGACATCAAGACTGGCGTGTTCTTTGGTGGCACTCCCATCAAGACCGACATGGAGACCTTGAAGAACAAGGACACCTGCCCCCACATTATCGTTGGTACTCCAGGTCGTCTCAAGGCTCTTGTCCGCGACAAGGCTCTACGCCTCGGCAGTGTTCGCATCTTTGTTCTTGATGAATGCGACAAGATGCTTGATCAGCCTG ACATGCGTACTGATGTCCAGGATGTCTTCCGCGCCACTCCTACCCAGAAGCAGGTCATGATGTTCTCTGCTACTTTGGCTAATGAGATCAAGCCCATCTGCAGGAAGTTCATGCAGAACCCCACCGAGCACTATGTCGATGAGGACACCAAGCTCACTCTGCATGGTCTTCAGCAGTACTACATCAAGCtcgaagagaaggaaaagaacaGAAAGCTGAACGAGCTTCTCGACGAACTCCAATTCAACCAggtcatcatcttcgtcaaGAGCACCATTCGTGCCACCGAGCTTGACAAGTTGCTGCGCGAATGCAACTTCCCTTCGATTGCGGTGCACTCTGGTGTGAGCCAGGAGGAGCG TATCAAACGTTACAAGGAGTTCAAGGAGTTCAAGAAGAGAATTTGCGTTGCCACGGACGTTTTTGGTCGTGGTATTGATATTGAACGTATCAACCTGGCGATCAACTACGATCTCCCTGCCGATGCTAGTTCGTACCTCCACCGTGTCGGTCGTGCCGGCCGTTTCGGTACCAAGGGTCTTGCCATCTCGTTTGTCAGTtcagaccaagaccaagacgtgctcaaggagattgagaagCGGTTCGAAGTTGCCCTACc TGAATTTCCCAAGGAGGGTGTCGATGCCAGCACATATATGGCTTCGTAA
- the mug72 gene encoding Meiotically up-regulated 72 protein, translating into MGDSQLMNICSVGGNPVSAFLSWRLQATNACDVTLVWKSGYEHVAQYGISFKSPVFGNERFKPRHVVRNPEDAAHSREGAFDYVVLCVKALPDVYDLAAVIDSVVTPQHTCILVNTTHTLGVEAALEERFPTNVVLSLVSGAELTQLGQSEFEHRGSTEIWVGPASRNSNIPQAIQEDMAQALAMTLSTGQVDCKVSSNIRQQQYERVIGPIAFHPASVLFDTPNHAALLEKVGVKDMISEVIDELLRLADANGCKLAPDFKERTMDEMTKPNLPESIMWQDYTARRPMEIETYLGSPIKLARESQIPIPRIETLYAILHNLNVVNRSRPKPGEGPPPNMMPPGSPISSPQSRSVSQAGHRPMMGGGMPNGNGMLPRQPRPRNSSNFGPSGMRRPPQMNGGPPNGYPRPPPSVNGGSRAPSRRGSMDGNDLEEFSHLVLYDDIPEGQEPSLGGDSDMALRERELQLRQRELALREQEMRIRRGPPGPRRGPHPMRNSQQVFDDDDDDDDFFDPIAPTGAPTIDPDNFDMMSVTSRKNRKTSGQSASQFRRNPESDLPPPSRASRFRPSFGRNRASQVNHLPAMNDNILDDAMLSFTSNRYGNVDRGAMGGSSRANSLTASRLEEIPYGPGPGGPPGMNGAFPRRASQSPGNPYGPPMRGGRPSPPNGYTPSMNGRPSPPDGVRQPIPRYPPGQGNSVAPQQVEQHIGVSALNPPKPRNVRSLTGSASASVGSGELDSEQSAHSSQSSFQNATSIGVR; encoded by the exons ATGGGCGACAGCCAGCTAATGAATATATGCTCAGTTGGTGGAAATCCCGTTTCTGCCTTCTTATCATGGAGGCTACAGGCCACCAATGCCTGCGACGTGACCTTGGTGTGGAAATCAGGATACGAGCACGTTGCTCAGTACGGCATCTCATTCAA GTCACCGGTTTTTGGGAACGAACGGTTTAAACCTCGTCATG TTGTTCGAAATCCTGAAGATGCCGCTCATTCTCGAGAAGGCGCATTTGATTACGTTGTTTTATGCGTCAAGGCACTCCCTGACGTCTACGATCTTGCTGCCGTTATCGATTCCGTTGTGACACCTCAGCATACGTGTATACTTGTAAATACTACTCACACATTGGGTGTTGAAGCCGCGCTCGAAGAACGATTTCCTACAAATGTTGTTTTGTCACTTGTTTCCGGAGCGGAGCTTACACAACTTGGCCAAAGTGAGTTCGAGCACAGGGGCTCGACAGAGATATGGGTTGGGCCTGCCAGTAGGAACAGCAACATACCCCAAGCTATCCAGGAGGACATGGCTCAAGCATTAGCGATGACACTGAGCACTGGCCAAGTGGATTGCAAGGTCTCCTCAAATATTCGCCAACAGCAATATGAAAGGGTTATTGG CCCTATCGCATTCCACCCCGCTTCGGTCCTCTTTGACACGCCAAACCACGCTGCTTTGTTGGAGAAGGTCGGGGTTAAGGACATGATTTCGGAGGTCATAGATGAACTGTTGCGCCTCGCCGATGCAAATGGCTGCAAGCTCGCCCCAGACTTCAAGGAACGAACAATGGATGAGATGACGAAACCGAATCTACCCGAAAGTATTATGTGGCAAGACTATACTGCCAGACGTCCCATGGAAATTGAGACATATCTTGGTTCACCCATTAAATTGGCTCGCGAATCACAGATACCCATTCCTCGAATTGAGACGTTATACGCCATTCTTCACAATCTCAACGTTGTAAATCGCTCCAGACCCAAGCCTGGCGAAGGTCCCCCGCCAAATATGATGCCCCCGGGCTCTCCAATCTCTTCCCCACAGTCCCGGTCTGTTTCTCAAGCGGGTCATCGTCCCATGATGGGCGGCGGTATGCCAAACGGAAACGGTATGCTGCCTCGACAACCCCGACCTAGAAATTCTTCAAACTTCGGGCCTTCAGGTATGAGGCGGCCCCCTCAGATGAATGGAGGGCCGCCAAACGGCTATCCTCGCCCCCCGCCATCGGTGAATGGTGGCTCAAGAGCTCCCTCCCGAAGGGGCTCAATGGATGGTAACGACCTGGAAGAGTTCTCACATCTAGTGTTGTATGATGACATCCCGGAGGGCCAAGAACCATCACTCGGTGGAGATTCTGATATGGCCTTGCGCGAACGGGAACTTCAGCTTCGTCAACGTGAGCTTGCTCTGCGGGAACAGGAAATGAGAATAAGACGTGGCCCGCCTGGCCCCCGTCGGGGTCCTCATCCCATGCGCAACAGCCAGCAAGttttcgacgacgacgatgacgacgacgatttCTTCGACCCTATAGCACCTACCGGAGCGCCAACCATTGACCCCGATAATTTTGACATGATGAGTGTAACATCGAGGAAAAATCGCAAAACGTCGGGCCAGTCTGCGTCCCAATTTCGCCGGAACCCAGAAAGCGACCTTCCTCCCCCGTCTCGAGCCAGCCGATTCCGCCCTAGCTTTGGACGAAACCGCGCCAGCCAGGTTAACCACCTCCCTGCGATGAATGACAACATCCTGGATGACGCCATGTTATCCTTTACATCGAACCGATACGGCAATGTTGACAGAGGTGCCATGGGCGGTAGCTCACGCGCGAACTCGCTGACAGCTTCAAGGTTGGAGGAGATCCCGTACGGACCTGGGCCAGGCGGCCCACCTGGGATGAACGGCGCATTTCCACGTCGCGCAAGCCAATCCCCTGGCAACCCGTACGGTCCACCAATGCGAGGTGGCCGTCCTTCGCCCCCTAACGGCTACACACCTTCGATGAATGGGcggccctcgccgccagACGGGGTTCGACAACCTATCCCTCGCTACCCGCCAGGGCAGGGTAATTCTGTTGCCCCCCAGCAGGTAGAGCAGCATATAGGGGTGAGCGCCCTCAATCCACCTAAGCCAAGAAATGTTCGTAGTCTGACTGGTAGTGCGAGCGCCAGCGTGGGCAGTGGTGAACTCGACTCGGAACAGTCTGCACATAGCAGCCAGAGCAGTTTCCAGAATGCGACATCGATCGGAGTGCGTTAA